One region of Camelina sativa cultivar DH55 chromosome 6, Cs, whole genome shotgun sequence genomic DNA includes:
- the LOC104792542 gene encoding origin of replication complex subunit 2 produces MEDIDNIEEEDEFGFSRNYFLAKELGGASKRSAHKLSDIHIVDEQELRETSSNIEMKHAKEVSKLMSDYKTMYPKWVFELRCGFGLLMYGFGSKKALIEDFASASLTEYSVVVINGYLPSVNLKQVLLALAELLSELLKSRRKSSGSVSKGQETSPLRSIDDILSFLHAPQSEDKDCFICVVVHNIDGPALRDPESQQTLARLASCSHIRLVASIDHVNAPLLWDKKMVHTQFNWLWHHVPTFAPYNVEGVFFPLVLAQGSTAQTAKTAAIVLQSLTPNAQNVFKILAEYQLSHPDEDGMPTDDLYSASRERFFVSSQVTLNSHLTEFKDHELVKTKRNSDGQECLNIPLTSDALRQLLLDLNQ; encoded by the exons ATGGAGGACATTGAcaacatagaagaagaagatgagtttggTTTCTCAAGAAACTACTTTCTGGCAAAAGAATTGGGTGGGGCGAGTAAGCGATCAGCTCACAAGCTCTCTGATATTCATATTGTTGATGAGCAG GAGCTTAGAGAAACATCATCTAATATTGAAATGAAGCACGCTAAAGAGGTTTCTAAGCTTATGAGTGATTACAAGACTATGTACCCAAAGTGGGTCTTTGAGCTCAG GTGTGGCTTTGGCCTTCTAATGTATGGCTTTGGATCTAAGAAAGCTTTAATTGAAGATtttgcttctgcttctttgaCTGAGTATTCCGTTGTGGTCATCAACGGCTACCTCCCTTCCGTAAATCTAAAACAG GTTCTTTTAGCATTAGCTGAACTTCTGTCCGAGCTGTTGAAGTCTAGAAGAAAGAGTTCTGGGAGCGTCTCTAAAGGTCAAGAAACATCTCCTTTACGCTCCATAGATGATATTCTTTCCTTTCTACATGCCCCACAGTCTGAAGATAAAGACTGCTTCATATGCGTTGTTGTCCATAACATTGACGGCCCTGCTCTTAGGGATCCCGAATCACAACAAACTCTTGCCCGGCTTGCTTCCTGTTCGCACATACGCCTTGTTGCCTCTATTGACCATGTCAACGCTCCATTAT TGTGGGATAAGAAAATGGTGCACACTCAGTTTAACTGGCTATGGCACCATGTTCCAACATTTGCGCCATACAATGTGGAAGGTGTATTCTTTCCATTGGTTCTTGCACAGGGAAGCACAGCCCAAACCGCCAAAACAGCAGCCATTGTCTTACAGAGTTTAACGCCAAACGCTCAGAACGTCTTCAAGATTCTTGCTGAGTATCAACTTTCTCACCCAGATGAAGATGGCATGCCCACTGATGATCTGTATTCAGCCTCTCGGGAACGCTTCTTTGTGAGCAGTCAAGTGACTTTGAACTCACATCTCACAGAATTTAAAGACCACGAACTGGTTAAGACCAAGAGGAACTCTGATGGACAAGAGTGTCTGAATATACCTCTCACTTCGGATGCACTTCGACAGCTCTTGCTGGATCTCAATCAGTAG
- the LOC104792544 gene encoding uncharacterized protein LOC104792544 — protein sequence MENHHPSTLLSMDSSASSHEELDLEMNNNRQSLLSGPPDINLPLSAERSPPPQPWNLDSCDILDVGLGSQAYETENYMSVVPKVGRKCAKRVDSVWGAWFFFSFYFKPALNEKSKAKIVRDSNGISGFDKSDLKLDVFLVQHDMENMYMWVFKERPENALGKMQLRSYMNGHSRQGDRLFPFSVEKGFVRSHRMQRKHYRGLSNPQCVHGIELVPLPNLTCLDEEERKRWMELTGRDLNFTIPPEASDFGSWRNLPNTDFELERPTPSLKNPSASHSKKLLNGSGLNLSTQPSNHSNGEATDLSPSSHKKRKDLFSNGIHEEECCLTVNPIPPVIEAHQNELPNWSNEFSGAMKNVYGPVTAAKTIYEDEEGYLIIISLPFVDLNSVKVSWRNTLAHGIIKVSCISTSRVPFIKRHDRTFKLTDPASEHCPPGEFVREIQLSTRIPEDANIEAYYDGPGSVLEILVPKLRAGPEEHEVRVCLRPHLSGNDLMLT from the coding sequence ATGGAGAATCATCATCCTTCGACTCTCTTGTCTATGGATTCTAGTGCTTCTTCTCATGAGGAGCTTGATTTGGAGATGAATAATAACAGGCAATCTCTTCTCTCTGGTCCTCCTGATATCAATTTGCCACTCTCAGCTGAGCGAAGTCCTCCTCCTCAGCCTTGGAACTTGGATTCTTGTGACATTTTGGATGTTGGGTTAGGTTCACAGGCTTATGAGACTGAGAACTATATGAGTGTTGTGCCTAAGGTTGGGAGGAAATGCGCAAAGCGGGTTGATAGTGTATGGGGTGCCTGGTTTTTCTTCAGTTTCTACTTCAAGCCTGCGTTAAACGAGAAGTCAAAGGCGAAGATAGTCAGGGATAGCAATGGGATCTCTGGTTTTGACAAGTCAGATTTGAAGCTTGATGTGTTTCTAGTTCAGCATGATATGGAGAACATGTATATGTGGGTTTTTAAGGAAAGACCTGAGAATGCGCTTGGGAAGATGCAGTTGAGGAGTTACATGAACGGGCATTCGAGACAAGGGGATCGTTTGTTTCCATTTAGTGTTGAGAAAGGTTTTGTAAGGTCTCATAGAATGCAGAGGAAGCACTACAGAGGTTTGTCAAATCCGCAGTGTGTTCACGGGATTGAGCTTGTTCCTTTGCCAAACCTCACGTGTCTTGATGAGGAAGAGAGGAAAAGGTGGATGGAGCTTACGGGTCGTGATTTGAATTTCACCATTCCACCTGAAGCTAGTGACTTTGGTTCGTGGAGAAACCTTCCCAACACTGACTTTGAGCTCGAGAGGCCTACACCGTCTTTGAAGAATCCTTCTGCAAGCCACTCTAAGAAATTACTCAATGGATCGGGGCTCAATCTCTCAACTCAACCATCCAACCATTCAAATGGTGAAGCAACTGATCTGTCTCCCTCAAGCCATAAGAAGAGGAAGGACTTGTTCTCAAATGGGATCCATGAGGAGGAATGTTGCTTAACCGTGAACCCGATACCTCCTGTTATCGAAGCTCACCAGAACGAGCTACCAAATTGGTCAAACGAGTTTAGTGGAGCCATGAAAAACGTTTATGGACCTGTTACTGCTGCAAAAACGATCTACGAGGATGAAGAAGGCTACTTGATCATAATCAGCCTTCCTTTTGTTGATTTAAACAGCGTTAAAGTCTCGTGGAGGAACACTCTCGCACACGGAATCATAAAAGTTTCATGCATCAGCACATCGCGTGTACCTTTTATAAAGAGACATGATAGAACATTCAAGTTGACTGATCCAGCCTCTGAGCACTGCCCACCAGGAGAATTTGTCAGAGAGATCCAGTTATCAACCCGGATCCCAGAAGATGCAAACATTGAAGCGTATTATGATGGACCTGGATCAGTTCTTGAGATACTTGTTCCGAAACTAAGAGCTGGCCCGGAAGAGCATGAGGTGCGGGTGTGTCTCCGTCCTCATCTCAGTGGAAACGATCTGATGCTGACATAA